A genomic window from Salvia splendens isolate huo1 chromosome 11, SspV2, whole genome shotgun sequence includes:
- the LOC121754458 gene encoding heavy metal-associated isoprenylated plant protein 46-like codes for MQVKIVVRVSVSDEKSRSKALKIYVGIWGVESAALSGAEKDQVVVVGESIDAVELTRQLRKGVAHTELVNVGEDKKEDTNKPAAAVVTPHSAEDHQIPASFIRLIYYLLLR; via the coding sequence ATGCAGGTTAAGATTGTGGTGCGTGTGTCGGTGAGCGACGAGAAATCCCGCTCCAAAGCCCTAAAAATCTACGTGGGGATATGGGGAGTGGAATCGGCGGCGTTGTCGGGGGCGGAGAAGGatcaggtggtggtggtgggagaGAGCATCGACGCGGTTGAGCTCACGCGGCAGCTGAGGAAGGGCGTGGCCCACACGGAGCTCGTGAACGTCGGTGAGGATAAGAAAGAAGATACTAATAAGCCCGCCGCCGCGGTGGTGACGCCTCATTCTGCAGAGGATCATCAAATCCCCGCCTCTTTCATCAGATTAATCTATTATCTATTACTCCGTTAG